The Dokdonella sp. nucleotide sequence CGTTCGAGCAATCCTTCCTCGCGGTCGAAGTTGATCAGGCCGCGCAGGTAGTAGGCGTAGTCGACGTGCTTGTGGGTCGGGTAAGTCTTGATGAAGCGGTTGATCGTCGAGTAGGCGTCATCCGGCTTGTTCATCTTGTACTGTGCGTAGGCCTGGTCGATCTGCGCCTGCTCGGTGTACGGACCGAACGGGAAGCGCGCGACGAGGCGGCCGAAGGTGCGCACCGCAGCGTCGTAGTTGCCTCGGTCGTTGGCCAGCTTGCCGCGTTCGTACAGGGCTTCGACGCCGAGCGTCTCGAGCGGGTCTTCCCGTTTCTTGCCGAACATCGAACAACCGACGAGGGCGACGAGGGCGAGGAGCAGCAGCAGCCGCGAGGCGGCGCGGAACACGGGCGAAACTCGCATGCGGAGGGGGGCTCTGCGATGATGTAAGGCCGCGATCATACCGCGAACCCGGCAGGTGCCGGAAACCGGTTGCACCGCACATTTTTTTCACGTTCGCATGACCGACCCCACCACCACGCTGCGCGCGACGATCCCCGACGAGGCGGCCGGACGCCGTTTCGACCAGGTGCTTGCCGAGCTGTTCCCGGACTATTCGCGCTCGCGCCTGAGCGTTTGGATCAAATCCGGCGCGGCCCGTCTCGACGGCGCGACCGTGGCGCCGCGCCAGCTCGTCGACGCGGGTCAGGCGGTGGAGGTCGAGGTGCACCTCAAGCGCGAAGTCGGCGCCGAGGCCGAGGCGATCGCGCTCGATATCGTCCACCAGGATGACGACGTCATCGTCGTCAACAAGCCGGCCGGCCTGATCGTGCATCCCGGCGCCGGCAATCCGGCCGGTACCTTGCAGAATGCCCTGCTGCACCACGATCCGGGGCTGGCCTCCATCCCGCGCGCGGGCCTGGTGCATCGCCTCGACAAGGACACCTCGGGCCTGCTCGTGGTCGCGCGCACCTTGCGTGCGCACACCGCGCTGGTCGAGCAACTGTCGGAGCGCACCATGCATCGCCAGTACGAGGCGATCGTCTACGGCGCGATGGTGGCCGGCGGCAAGGTCGATCAGCCGATTGGTCGGCATGCCGGCGATCGCCTGCGCCAGGCCGTGCGCGAGGACGGTCGCGAGGCGGTCACCCATTACCGCGTGCGCGAGCGCTTCCGTGCGCTGACCCTGATCGAATGCCGGCTCGAAACCGGACGCACGCACCAGATTCGCGTGCACATGGCGCATGTGCGCCATCCGATCGTCGGCGATGCGACCTACGGCAACCTGCGCCTGCCCAAGGGCGCGACGCCGGAACTGATCGAGGCGCTGCGCGGGTTCCGTCGTCAGGCCCTGCATGCGGAACGGTTGTCGTTCGCGCATCCGGCGGATGGGCGCGAGATCGTCGTCGAAGCGCCACGGCCCGCCGACATGGAACGCCTCGTCGCCGTGCTGCGTGACGACGCGAAGACGGGCTGAGGCGATGCAGGACTGGCTGGTCCCGGACTGGCCGGCGCCGCCGAACGTGCGGGCGCGGGTCAGCCTGCGCGGCTCGCCCGGCGTCTCGCTGGCGCCCTGGGATCGCTGCAACCTCGGCAGTCGTTGTGGTGACGATCCCGCTGCGGTGGCGGCAAACCGTGCCGGCCTGGTCGGCGCACTCGGCCTGCCGGCGATTCCGTGCTGGCTGCATCAGGTGCATGGGGTCGAGGTGGCGCTCGTCGATCGTGTCGATTCGGCCGCCGAGCCAGTGGCCGATGCGGCGATGACTGCGCAAGCCGGTCGCGTGCTTGCCGTGCTGACGGCGGATTGCCTGCCGGTGCTGTTGTGTCGAGCGGATGGTTCGGCCGTCGCCGCGGCACATGCCGGCTGGCGCGGGCTCGCCGCAGGCGTGCTCGAAGCAGCCTGCGATGCGCTCGGCTCGTCTGATCGCGAGGTGCTGGCCTGGCTCGGTCCGGCGATCGGCGCGGCTTCGTACGAAGTAGGCGACGAAGTGCGCGAGGCCTTCGTGCGCATCGATGCGGCTGCCGAAGCGGCCTTCGCACCGACCCGGCCGGGGCACTGGACCTGCGACCTCTACACCCTCGCCTGCCAGCGCCTCGCCGCGCGCGGCGTCAGTGGCGTGCATGGCGGAGGTTTCGACACCCTGACCGATCCGCGCTTCTATTCCTACCGCCGCGAGGCCCGTACCGGGCGGTTTGCCAGCCTCGTGTGGATGGGGAGTTCCTGAAGGGCGTGGCGGCGTCGATGCCTGCAGGAAACGCCTTTGGGCGTGATGCTTCTTCGGTGGGCGTTGTACGGCAAGGGCATCGCGGCTGAAGCCGCTTCCTACGGCCGCTTCCTATGGCCGCTTCCTACGGCCGCTTCCTACAGGCGCGTCCTACAGGCGCGTCCTACAGGCGCGTCCTATGGGCGGTTCCTGCGGGCGGGGTGGCATCAATGCGCTGTAGGAAACGCCTTTAGGCGTGATGCGTTTTTCGGGGATCAACGCGCTGTAGGAAACGCCTTTAGGCGTGATGCTTCTTCGTTGGGGGTTGTACGGCAAGGGCATCGCGGCTGAAGCCGCTTCCTACGGCCGCTTCCTACGGCCGCTTCCTACAGCCGCTTCCTACAGGCGCGTCCTACAGGCGCGTCCTACAGGCGGGTCCTACGGGCGGGTCCTACGGGCGGTTCCTGAGGGCGGGGTGGCATCAATGCGCTGTAGGAAACGCCTTTAGGCGTGATGCTTCTTCGTTGGGGGTTGTACGGCAAGGGCATCGCGGCTGAAGCCGCTTCCTACGGCCGCTTCCTACAGCCGCTTCCTACGGCCGGTTCCTATGGGCGGTTCCTGTGGGCGGTTCGTGCGGGTGGTTCCTGTGGGGATTGCGGGCGATGGGGCAGGGGAACGGGTGAGGGTCAGGAGTCGTTGATGTGATGCCTGCCTCCCCATGTCGGGTCGGCTTGCGCTACCGTCGGGTTTCGTTCAGGCCTGGGGGGGTGCGATGCGTGCAGTGATCGGGGCGATGGCGATGGCGATGGCGGCGGCGGCGTCCGCGGCCGAGGTGACGGTGAAGAACGACAGTCTCACCGATTTGTCCGCGGGGGTGATCCAGGCGGGTTTCGTTGCCGGCGAGAAGGCAGCCAGCTGGTTGACCTCGCCCTGTACGGGCAACATCGTCGGCGTGCAGGTGTTCTGGCGTTCGCTGTCCGGCGGCGCTGCGTTCGTGATCGGCGATGCCATCGACATCCATCGCGCCGGCAGTTTTCCCACGCCGGGTGAGCTTGCCCTGTCGGTGCTCGGGCCGGTGATGACCGATGGGGTGCTCAACGAATTCCGTTACCTCGACGAGAACAACACGATCCCGATTTCGGTGCCGGTTGCGCAGAACGAGACCTTCGTTGTTGCCTACACCTTCAGCGAGAATCCGCCGGCGGTGGGGCCGAGCGTGGTCAACGATTCCGACGGCATCCAGCCGAACCGCAACGCGATCTACGCGGAAATCTCGCCCGGATTGTTCTTCTGGTTCGGCTCGCAGGCGCTCGGGGTGAATGGCGACTGGGTCATCCGCGCAGTCGTCGACTGCCAGGCCGCGGCCGCGCAGGCCGATGTGTCAGCCGCGATCACGGCCAGCGTGCCGGCCTACACGGCTGGTGCGCCGTTGACCTACACGATCACGATCACCAATGCCGGGCCGTCGGCAACGAACGCGGCCGTGGTCGATACCTTCCCGGCCGCCTACACCGCGCCGACCTGGGCCTGCATGGCCACCGGCGGCGGCAGTTGCGGCGCCAGCGGCAGCGGCAATATCGCCGACATCGCCAGCCTGCCGCCGAACGCGCAGGTGGTCTACACCGTCAACGGCACGGTCGCGCCGGGCACGACCGGCACCCTGGCAAACAGCGTCGTTGCCGTCGTCAACGCCCCGGTGACCGATCCGAACCAGACCAACAACACGGCCACGTCGACTCTCGAGCCGGACACCGACCGGATTTTTGCGGACGGGTTTGATCCATAGGGACAGCAAGGGCAGGGCGCTCCCCATCCGGCGCTGCCGCACCACCTTCTCCCCGTTGGCTCGGGGAGAAGGGGATCACGAGGCGTCACTTCTTCCCGCTTGCAGGGGGAAGTGACGCGGGAGCGATTGACGAAGGGCCGCTTGGAAGCCCGCGCGCGAATCCCCATGTCGCGCGCATCGCCGGCATTCCGGCCTCCGCTTCCGAAGGTTTCCCGTCATGCGAATGGACAAGCTCACTTCGCGCTTCCAGCAGGCCCTGGCCGATGCCCAGAGCCTGGCGGTCGGTCGCGACCACAACATGCTCGAACCGGTCCACGTGATGACCGCGCTGCTCGACCAGCGCGGTGGTTCGACCGCGCCGATGCTGGCCCAGGCCGGCATCAATGTCGCCGCCCTGCGCACTCGTCTCGGCGAGGCGCTCGACCGCCTGCCGAAGGTGGCCGGGCAGGAAGGCAACATCTCGGTCGGCAACGATCTTTCGCGCCTGCTCAACCTGACCGACAAGCTTGCCCAGCAGCGTGGCGACCAGTTCATCGCCAGCGAACTGTTCGTGCTGGCCGCGCTGGATGACAAGGGCGCGCTCGGTACCGCGCTGAAGGCGAGCGGGGCAGGCAAGCCCGCGCTGGAACAGGCGATCGAGGCGATGCGCGGCGGCGACAAGGTCGACGACGCCAATGCCGAGGAGCATCGCCAGGCGCTGGAGAAATACTGCATCGACCTGACCGCGCGCGCCGAGTCGGGCAAGCTTGATCCGGTGGTCGGGCGCGACGAGGAAATCCGCCGCGTCGTGCAGGTGCTGCAGCGGCGCACCAAGAACAACCCCGTGCTGATCGGCGAGCCCGGCGTGGGCAAGACCGCGATCGTCGAGGGCCTGGCCCAGCGCATCGTCAAGGACGAGGTGCCCGAGGGCCTGCGCGACAAGCGCGTGCTGTCGCTCGACATGGGCGCGCTGATTGCCGGCGCGAAGTTCCGCGGCGAATTCGAGGAGCGCCTGAAGGGCGTGCTCAACGATCTCGCCA carries:
- the rluD gene encoding 23S rRNA pseudouridine(1911/1915/1917) synthase RluD → MTDPTTTLRATIPDEAAGRRFDQVLAELFPDYSRSRLSVWIKSGAARLDGATVAPRQLVDAGQAVEVEVHLKREVGAEAEAIALDIVHQDDDVIVVNKPAGLIVHPGAGNPAGTLQNALLHHDPGLASIPRAGLVHRLDKDTSGLLVVARTLRAHTALVEQLSERTMHRQYEAIVYGAMVAGGKVDQPIGRHAGDRLRQAVREDGREAVTHYRVRERFRALTLIECRLETGRTHQIRVHMAHVRHPIVGDATYGNLRLPKGATPELIEALRGFRRQALHAERLSFAHPADGREIVVEAPRPADMERLVAVLRDDAKTG
- a CDS encoding DUF11 domain-containing protein — protein: MRAVIGAMAMAMAAAASAAEVTVKNDSLTDLSAGVIQAGFVAGEKAASWLTSPCTGNIVGVQVFWRSLSGGAAFVIGDAIDIHRAGSFPTPGELALSVLGPVMTDGVLNEFRYLDENNTIPISVPVAQNETFVVAYTFSENPPAVGPSVVNDSDGIQPNRNAIYAEISPGLFFWFGSQALGVNGDWVIRAVVDCQAAAAQADVSAAITASVPAYTAGAPLTYTITITNAGPSATNAAVVDTFPAAYTAPTWACMATGGGSCGASGSGNIADIASLPPNAQVVYTVNGTVAPGTTGTLANSVVAVVNAPVTDPNQTNNTATSTLEPDTDRIFADGFDP
- the pgeF gene encoding peptidoglycan editing factor PgeF — encoded protein: MQDWLVPDWPAPPNVRARVSLRGSPGVSLAPWDRCNLGSRCGDDPAAVAANRAGLVGALGLPAIPCWLHQVHGVEVALVDRVDSAAEPVADAAMTAQAGRVLAVLTADCLPVLLCRADGSAVAAAHAGWRGLAAGVLEAACDALGSSDREVLAWLGPAIGAASYEVGDEVREAFVRIDAAAEAAFAPTRPGHWTCDLYTLACQRLAARGVSGVHGGGFDTLTDPRFYSYRREARTGRFASLVWMGSS